Part of the Pantanalinema sp. genome is shown below.
GACGTTCGAGGCGACCTGCTGGATGTTCGTCATCATCTGCTCGATGCTCGCGGAGGAGTGCGAGACCGAGGCGGCGAGCGTGTCGGAGTTCTTGGCGACCTGCTGGATGGAGGCGGCCATCTCCTCCATCGCCGAGGAGGTCTCTTCCACGTTGCCGGAGAGGGTCTGGGCATTGTTCGCCACCTGGAGGATGCTGGCGGCCATCTCCTCCATCGACGCCGAGGTCTCGGCGGCGCCGGAGGCCTGGACCTGGGCGGACTGGGCCAGCTGCTCGGAGCTGACGCCGATCTGCTGGGCGCTGGCGGCGACGGTGGTGGCGACGGTGCGCACGCTGTCGATGATCCGGCCGAGATTCGCGGTCATTTGCCGGAAGCTCCGGGCCATGTCGCCCAGCTCGTCGCTGGTCGTCACCTCGACCCGCTGGTCGAGGTCGCCGTTGGCGATGCCGTCGGCGGCCGCGGCGATGACCTTGAGGTTGCGGGTGATCTGGCGCGACAGCATGAGCCCGATGGTGAGGGCCGCGAGCAGCACCACGACCAGGACCGCGACGGTGACGCCGAAGGCCGTCGAGAAGTCCGAGGCGGCGCGCTTGCTGGCCGCGGCGCCCCCGTCCAGGTTTATCCGCATCAGCTCGCCGATCCCCTTGTACAGCCCGAAGAAGGCGGGGAGGGCCTTCTCGATGTTCACGCGCTCCGCCTCCTTCATGCGGCCCGAGCTGCGGAGGCCCTGGACCTCGCTGACGTCTGCCTGGAACTTGTCGTAGGAAGCGGCGATCGAGTCGAAGAGCTCGCGCTCGTGTGCGGCACTGGCGGTGATGGTGGGCGCGTAGAGCTTCAGGTGCTTCTCGAACTCGTTCTTGGCCTCTGCCATCTGGGTCTCGACGCCGGGGACCCGGCCCGGATCGCGCTCCAGGAGCAGGCGCAGGTTGGTGCGCTGGATCTCGCTTGCCGAAGCGCGCAGGTTCCCCACGTACGAGGTCGCGACCAGCCAGTTATCGGCCATCTCGCGGGTGGCGCCGTTGACCTTCTGGAGCTGGACGAGCGAGAAGGCGCCCAGGAACAACGCCAAGAGCGCCACTCCCAGGAAGCCTGCGAGCAGTTTCCTGCCGATCGTGAGTCTCATGATTTTGTGAACTCCTTGCCGTGCTGGCGGCCCTGCGTCAGAAGCCTGTGGTCCGTCAGGACTTCCTGGTGCCATTCGGCTACGTTATGTTAGGGTCAGGCCGGTGAACAGGGGCTTTAGTCCTAATTTTTGCCCCAGCGTCCTGGGCTGCCGTCCTCCTGGTAAGATGGAGTCGAGAAGGCGCGAGCGCGCGTGGGGTAACACTTCCTTGAAGCTTTCAGACTACGACTTTCACCTCCCGGAGGAGCGCATCGCGCAGGCCCCAGCGCCCGAGCGCGACCTGAGCCGGCTTCTGGTCGTGCACCGCGACACGGGCGCGCGCGATCACCGCCGCTTCCGGGACATCCTCGACTACCTTTCGCCGGGTGATCTGCTGGTGCTGAACGATACCAAGGTGATCCCCGCGCGCCTCTACGGCACCCGGCAGACCGGCGCGCGGATCGAGGTGCTCCTGCTCGAGGAGACCGAGCGCGATTCCTGGGTGTGCCTGGTGCGCCCGGGGCGCAAGGCGCCGGTGGATACCGTGATCAGCTTCGGCGAGGGCTTCTCGGGCCGGGTCGAGGAGGTGCTGAGCGATGGCAGCCGGGTGATCCGCCTGACGTCAACGGCCGAGCCCACCATGGCTGCGATCGCCCGGTACGGCGAGCTGCCCCTGCCTCCCTACATCCAGGCCAAGGCCGAGGATCCGGGGCGCTACCAGACGGTCTATGCCCGCGAGGAGGGGGCCGTGGCCGCGCCGACCGCCGGCCTGCACTTCACCCCGGCGCTGCTCGAGGCTGCTCGCGCCAAGGGCGTCGAGATCGCGCACGTCACCCTCCACACCGGCATGGGGACCTTCAAGCCGGTGAG
Proteins encoded:
- a CDS encoding methyl-accepting chemotaxis protein — its product is MRLTIGRKLLAGFLGVALLALFLGAFSLVQLQKVNGATREMADNWLVATSYVGNLRASASEIQRTNLRLLLERDPGRVPGVETQMAEAKNEFEKHLKLYAPTITASAAHERELFDSIAASYDKFQADVSEVQGLRSSGRMKEAERVNIEKALPAFFGLYKGIGELMRINLDGGAAASKRAASDFSTAFGVTVAVLVVVLLAALTIGLMLSRQITRNLKVIAAAADGIANGDLDQRVEVTTSDELGDMARSFRQMTANLGRIIDSVRTVATTVAASAQQIGVSSEQLAQSAQVQASGAAETSASMEEMAASILQVANNAQTLSGNVEETSSAMEEMAASIQQVAKNSDTLAASVSHSSASIEQMMTNIQQVASNVAQANQVASRANEAAQGGQQAVSQTIEGMTQINQVMGTVVAAIEGLGERSREIGAIVQVIDDIAEQTNLLALNAAIEAARAGEHGRGFAVVADEVRKLAERSARATGEIATLIKGIQQETGQAITSTQQGDARIQDGMRLAQSAGSSLVAIVASVEQVGQLMHQISQATQEQASASQQIIGAVGHMSGLTVQVTEATKEQAAGSEQIILAIANMSRMTHQVSLATGEQRIGSEQVVQAVEDINRSAQEAASATSLIAEATGELQQQARTLLESIAFFKEAQANSPRPAGSLPPLTASLPPLLVGAGR
- the queA gene encoding tRNA preQ1(34) S-adenosylmethionine ribosyltransferase-isomerase QueA, whose product is MKLSDYDFHLPEERIAQAPAPERDLSRLLVVHRDTGARDHRRFRDILDYLSPGDLLVLNDTKVIPARLYGTRQTGARIEVLLLEETERDSWVCLVRPGRKAPVDTVISFGEGFSGRVEEVLSDGSRVIRLTSTAEPTMAAIARYGELPLPPYIQAKAEDPGRYQTVYAREEGAVAAPTAGLHFTPALLEAARAKGVEIAHVTLHTGMGTFKPVSAEDLTAHEMHAERYCLGAETVEAVARTKARGGRVIAVGTTAVRTLEHCASSGELKAGSGETRIFIYPGYRFKVVDALVTNFHLPKSTLLMLVSAFADQKRPGMTGGRELMLETYAEAIALDYRFYSFGDATLML